In Stenotrophomonas sp. ESTM1D_MKCIP4_1, a single genomic region encodes these proteins:
- a CDS encoding YceD family protein codes for MSANVPETLDAWRMVVARRRFDGQVPLAEMTRLQGLVADTDGECNYSLEFGRDDVLRVSYVELTIDTALPLTCQRSMQRFLLPVKMTQRLGLIRDEDEESSLPEEYEALLVPEDGQLRPLDLVEDELVLAVPVVPLSPDGEAVDRDWAPSEEETKQANPFAALAALKKE; via the coding sequence ATGTCCGCGAACGTGCCCGAAACGCTGGATGCCTGGCGGATGGTTGTAGCGCGAAGGCGCTTCGACGGCCAGGTCCCACTGGCTGAAATGACCCGCCTGCAGGGCTTGGTCGCCGATACCGACGGTGAGTGCAATTACTCGCTTGAATTCGGTCGCGACGACGTCTTGCGGGTATCCTATGTGGAACTGACCATCGACACCGCGTTGCCGCTGACCTGTCAGCGCAGCATGCAGCGATTCCTGTTGCCGGTGAAGATGACCCAGAGGCTGGGCCTGATCCGCGACGAGGACGAGGAATCGTCCCTGCCGGAGGAGTACGAGGCGTTGCTGGTGCCGGAAGATGGGCAGCTGCGTCCGCTGGACCTGGTTGAAGATGAATTGGTGCTGGCGGTGCCCGTGGTACCGCTGTCGCCGGACGGTGAAGCAGTCGACAGGGACTGGGCGCCGAGCGAAGAAGAAACAAAGCAGGCCAACCCGTTTGCGGCGTTGGCGGCACTGAAGAAAGAGTAA
- the rpmF gene encoding 50S ribosomal protein L32: MAVQKSRVTPSRRGMRRAHDALSAKQLSTDPTTGEVHLRHHITADGFYRGKKVIQTKTSAVEED; the protein is encoded by the coding sequence ATGGCTGTCCAGAAATCCCGTGTCACCCCGTCCCGCCGCGGTATGCGCCGTGCGCATGACGCCCTGAGCGCCAAGCAGCTGTCGACCGACCCGACCACCGGCGAAGTGCACCTGCGTCACCACATCACTGCTGACGGTTTCTACCGCGGCAAGAAGGTCATCCAGACCAAGACCTCGGCCGTCGAAGAAGATTGA
- a CDS encoding beta-ketoacyl-ACP synthase III has protein sequence MSKRIYSRIAGTGSYLPEKVLTNADLEKMVETSDEWIQSRTGIRERHIAAEGETTSDLGYHAAVRALEAAGIDASQLDMIVVGTTTPDLIFPSTACLIQAKLGASGCPAFDVNAACSGFVFALSVADKFIRSGDARYVLVIGAETLTRIVDWEDRTTCVLFGDGAGAVVLKADEETGILSTHLHSDGSKKELLWNPVGVSVGFKDGSGNGGGTINMKGNDVFKYAVKALDSVVDETLEANGLGKSDLDWLIPHQANLRIIEATAKRLEMSMDQVVVTVDRHGNTSSGSVPLALDAAVRSGKVERGQLLLLEAFGGGFTWGSALLRY, from the coding sequence ATGAGCAAGCGGATCTACTCGAGGATCGCGGGCACCGGTAGTTATTTGCCGGAAAAAGTCCTGACCAACGCCGACCTGGAAAAGATGGTCGAAACCTCGGACGAGTGGATCCAGTCGCGCACCGGTATTCGTGAACGGCACATCGCGGCCGAAGGCGAGACCACCAGCGACCTCGGCTACCACGCCGCGGTGCGTGCGCTTGAAGCGGCCGGTATCGACGCTTCGCAGCTCGACATGATCGTGGTCGGTACGACCACCCCTGACCTTATTTTCCCGTCCACTGCGTGCCTCATCCAGGCCAAGCTCGGTGCGTCGGGCTGCCCCGCCTTCGACGTGAACGCTGCCTGCTCGGGCTTCGTGTTCGCGCTCAGCGTGGCCGACAAGTTCATCCGTTCCGGTGACGCCCGCTACGTGCTGGTGATCGGCGCCGAAACGCTCACCCGCATCGTCGACTGGGAAGACCGCACCACCTGCGTGCTGTTCGGCGACGGTGCCGGCGCGGTCGTGCTCAAGGCCGACGAAGAAACCGGCATCCTCAGCACCCACCTGCATTCCGATGGCAGCAAGAAAGAGCTGCTGTGGAACCCGGTTGGCGTGTCGGTCGGTTTCAAGGACGGCAGCGGCAACGGCGGCGGCACCATCAACATGAAGGGCAACGACGTGTTCAAGTACGCCGTCAAGGCGCTGGACTCGGTCGTGGACGAAACCCTGGAGGCCAATGGCCTGGGCAAGTCCGACCTGGATTGGCTGATTCCGCACCAGGCCAACCTGCGCATCATCGAAGCCACCGCCAAGCGGCTGGAGATGTCGATGGACCAGGTCGTGGTCACCGTCGACCGCCATGGCAACACCTCCTCCGGCTCGGTGCCGCTGGCGCTGGACGCCGCCGTGCGTTCGGGCAAGGTCGAGCGCGGCCAGCTGCTGCTGCTGGAAGCCTTCGGTGGCGGCTTCACGTGGGGTTCGGCTCTGCTGCGCTATTGA
- a CDS encoding serine/threonine protein phosphatase, which produces MVEPIVIEGQRAWLKQYGKGSRAFALGLLNFIARRFHLDALRPPPHRGGDAARETEARRLGELHAQGVNVPEVIGSGHAALVIGDNGGSFNTCLREADDAGRDRLVAAAMNALAEAHARGAYFGQPVPRNLTWDGQSVGFIDFEEDPLEVMDLAEAQARDWLMFGYGVAKYYADRPQHLQAMMAEAMDGVQAPVRAHVHSVSGRLQGLARVCMKLGRSARALAQSIFITHGATTLGLIMVVGLCVDFFADGELDILQLFC; this is translated from the coding sequence ATGGTTGAGCCCATCGTCATCGAAGGGCAGCGCGCCTGGCTGAAGCAGTACGGCAAGGGAAGCCGGGCCTTTGCTTTGGGCCTGCTCAATTTCATCGCCCGCCGCTTCCACCTTGATGCCCTGCGTCCGCCCCCGCACCGCGGAGGTGATGCGGCGCGCGAGACCGAGGCACGGCGCCTGGGCGAACTGCATGCGCAGGGCGTCAACGTGCCCGAAGTGATCGGCAGCGGCCACGCCGCGCTGGTGATCGGCGACAACGGTGGCTCCTTCAATACCTGTCTGCGCGAAGCCGATGATGCCGGTCGTGACCGGTTGGTGGCGGCCGCCATGAATGCGCTGGCTGAGGCACATGCCCGCGGCGCGTATTTTGGCCAGCCGGTGCCGCGCAACCTCACCTGGGACGGGCAGAGCGTGGGCTTCATCGATTTCGAGGAAGACCCGCTGGAAGTGATGGACCTGGCCGAGGCACAGGCGCGCGACTGGCTGATGTTCGGCTATGGCGTGGCCAAGTACTACGCCGACCGGCCCCAGCACCTGCAGGCGATGATGGCCGAGGCGATGGACGGCGTGCAGGCCCCGGTGCGCGCGCACGTGCACTCGGTCAGCGGCCGCCTGCAGGGCCTGGCCCGCGTCTGCATGAAGCTTGGCCGCTCAGCGCGCGCGCTGGCGCAGTCGATCTTCATCACCCATGGCGCCACCACGCTGGGGCTGATCATGGTGGTCGGGCTGTGCGTGGACTTCTTCGCCGATGGCGAGCTGGACATCCTGCAGCTGTTCTGCTGA
- the fabD gene encoding ACP S-malonyltransferase: MTVSTLAFVFPGQGSQSVGMLAELAELHPQVRDAFTEASDGAGVDLWALSQGGPEEMLNRTEYTQPALLAASIGAWRAWNAVGGPRPSVLAGHSLGEYTALVASGALSLHDGAHLVRLRGQLMQEAAPAGVGAMAAVLGAEDQLVLDVCAEAAGSQVVVPANFNSPGQIVIGGDADAVDRALALLAEKGVRKAVKLAVSVPSHTPLMREAANRLAEVMAGLSWRAPQLPVVQNVDAKVHDGVDAIRTALVQQLYQPVQWTGCVQALAARGVTRIAECGPGKVLTGLVKRIDKTIDGRSLATPGDFEGAREAWSA, from the coding sequence GTGACCGTATCCACCCTCGCTTTTGTCTTCCCCGGCCAGGGCTCGCAGTCTGTGGGCATGCTGGCCGAGCTGGCCGAGCTGCACCCGCAGGTGCGTGACGCTTTCACCGAAGCATCCGATGGTGCCGGTGTCGACCTGTGGGCGCTGTCCCAGGGCGGCCCGGAGGAAATGCTCAACCGTACCGAGTACACCCAGCCTGCGCTGCTGGCAGCCAGCATTGGTGCATGGCGTGCCTGGAACGCCGTCGGCGGTCCGCGCCCGTCGGTGCTGGCCGGCCACAGCCTGGGCGAGTACACCGCGCTTGTCGCTTCTGGCGCGCTGAGCCTGCATGACGGCGCCCATCTGGTGCGCCTGCGTGGCCAGCTGATGCAGGAAGCCGCGCCGGCCGGCGTCGGTGCCATGGCCGCCGTGCTGGGTGCCGAGGACCAGCTGGTGCTGGACGTCTGCGCTGAAGCCGCCGGCAGCCAGGTGGTGGTACCGGCCAACTTCAACTCGCCGGGCCAGATCGTCATCGGTGGCGACGCCGACGCGGTCGACCGCGCGCTGGCGCTGCTGGCTGAAAAGGGCGTGCGCAAGGCCGTGAAGCTGGCCGTCAGCGTGCCCTCGCACACCCCGCTGATGCGTGAAGCCGCCAACCGCCTGGCCGAGGTGATGGCTGGCCTGTCCTGGCGGGCCCCGCAGCTGCCGGTGGTGCAGAACGTCGATGCCAAGGTGCACGACGGTGTCGATGCCATCCGTACCGCGCTGGTGCAGCAGCTGTACCAGCCGGTGCAGTGGACCGGTTGCGTGCAGGCGCTGGCCGCCCGTGGCGTCACCCGGATCGCCGAGTGCGGCCCGGGCAAGGTGCTCACCGGTCTGGTCAAGCGCATCGACAAGACCATCGACGGCCGTTCCCTGGCCACCCCGGGCGACTTTGAAGGCGCCCGCGAGGCGTGGTCGGCCTGA
- the fabG gene encoding 3-oxoacyl-ACP reductase FabG, producing the protein MSKPLQGEIALVTGASRGIGAAIADLLAAQGATVIGTATTESGAAAIGERLAAHGGHGRALNVTDAAALESVLDGIAKEFGAISILVNNAGITRDNLLMRMKEDDWASIIDTNLTSVFRTSKAVMRGMMKARKGRIINIASVVGVTGNAGQANYAAAKAGIIGFSKSLAKEIGSRGVTVNVVAPGFIDTDMTKALPEEARTALINDIALERLGAPEDIAHAVAFLASPAAGYITGETLHVNGGMYMP; encoded by the coding sequence ATGAGCAAGCCCCTGCAGGGTGAAATCGCACTGGTCACTGGCGCCAGCCGCGGCATTGGTGCCGCCATCGCCGATCTGCTGGCCGCCCAGGGCGCCACGGTCATCGGCACCGCCACCACCGAATCCGGCGCCGCCGCGATCGGCGAGCGCTTGGCGGCCCACGGCGGCCACGGCCGCGCGCTGAACGTCACCGACGCCGCCGCGCTTGAAAGCGTGCTGGACGGTATCGCCAAGGAATTCGGCGCGATCTCGATCCTGGTCAACAACGCCGGCATCACCCGCGACAACCTGCTGATGCGCATGAAGGAAGACGATTGGGCGTCGATCATCGACACCAACCTCACCAGCGTGTTCCGTACCAGCAAGGCGGTCATGCGCGGCATGATGAAGGCGCGCAAGGGCCGCATCATCAACATTGCCTCGGTGGTGGGCGTGACCGGCAATGCCGGCCAGGCCAACTACGCGGCCGCCAAGGCCGGCATCATCGGTTTCAGCAAGTCGCTGGCCAAGGAAATCGGCTCGCGCGGCGTCACCGTCAATGTCGTCGCCCCCGGCTTCATCGACACCGACATGACCAAGGCGCTGCCGGAAGAAGCCCGCACCGCCCTGATCAACGACATCGCCCTCGAACGCCTGGGCGCGCCGGAAGACATCGCCCATGCGGTGGCCTTCCTGGCCAGCCCGGCGGCCGGCTACATCACCGGCGAAACCCTCCATGTGAACGGCGGCATGTACATGCCGTAA
- the acpP gene encoding acyl carrier protein has translation MSTIEERVKKIVVEQLGVKEEEVTNSASFVDDLGADSLDTVELVMALEEEFECEIPDEEAEKISTVQAAIDYIKAHVKA, from the coding sequence ATGAGCACCATCGAAGAACGCGTCAAGAAAATCGTCGTCGAACAGCTTGGCGTCAAGGAAGAAGAAGTCACCAACAGCGCATCGTTCGTCGATGACCTGGGCGCTGACTCGCTGGACACCGTTGAGCTGGTGATGGCCCTGGAAGAAGAGTTCGAGTGCGAGATCCCGGACGAAGAAGCCGAGAAGATCAGCACCGTGCAGGCCGCCATCGACTACATCAAGGCCCACGTCAAGGCCTGA
- the fabF gene encoding beta-ketoacyl-ACP synthase II, with protein MKRRVVVTGLGIVSPLGNDLASSWEGITQGRSGIGPLTNVSDAYLDRFTTKIAGEVKSFDITADNELFGKYRVSGKDAKKMDPFIHYGLGASFMALHDSGLEITEANAERMGAIVGAGIGGLLGIEEQTIEFHEGKKISPFYVPKTIINMLPGQLSIITGLKGPSFSAVSACATSNHSIGTAMRMIQYGDADVMVVGGAERGSSPTALGGFCAMKAMSTRNDAPEQASRPWDKDRDGFVLGDGAGILVLEEYEHAKARGAKIYCELAGFGASSDAYHMTAPSENGEGAARCMAMAMRDAGVTPEQVGYLNAHGTSTPLGDLGETMAMKTAFGDHAYKMMVSSTKSMTGHLLGAAGGVEAIFSVMALQDNIIPPTINLEQPGEGCDLDYVPNEARQAKVDVVMSNGFGFGGTNGTLIFKRV; from the coding sequence ATGAAGCGTCGCGTCGTCGTAACCGGCCTGGGTATCGTCTCGCCGTTGGGCAATGATCTGGCCAGCAGCTGGGAAGGCATCACCCAGGGTCGTTCGGGCATCGGTCCGCTGACCAACGTTTCGGATGCCTACCTGGATCGGTTCACCACCAAGATTGCAGGTGAGGTCAAAAGCTTTGACATCACCGCCGACAACGAACTGTTCGGCAAGTACCGGGTCAGCGGCAAGGATGCCAAGAAGATGGACCCGTTCATCCATTACGGCCTCGGTGCCTCGTTCATGGCCCTGCACGATTCGGGCCTGGAAATCACCGAAGCCAATGCCGAGCGCATGGGCGCCATCGTCGGCGCCGGCATCGGCGGCCTGCTGGGTATCGAAGAGCAGACCATCGAGTTCCACGAGGGCAAGAAGATCTCGCCCTTCTACGTGCCCAAGACCATCATCAACATGCTGCCGGGCCAGCTGAGCATCATCACCGGCCTGAAGGGCCCGTCGTTCTCGGCGGTCTCGGCGTGCGCGACCTCGAACCATTCGATCGGCACCGCCATGCGCATGATCCAGTACGGCGATGCCGACGTGATGGTGGTCGGTGGCGCCGAGCGCGGCTCCTCGCCGACCGCCCTGGGCGGCTTCTGCGCGATGAAGGCCATGAGCACCCGCAACGATGCCCCGGAACAGGCCTCGCGCCCGTGGGACAAGGACCGCGACGGCTTCGTGCTGGGTGACGGCGCCGGCATCCTGGTGCTGGAAGAGTACGAACACGCCAAGGCCCGTGGCGCCAAGATCTACTGTGAACTGGCCGGCTTCGGCGCCAGCTCCGACGCGTACCACATGACCGCCCCGAGCGAGAACGGCGAAGGCGCCGCCCGCTGCATGGCCATGGCCATGCGCGATGCCGGCGTGACCCCGGAGCAGGTCGGTTACCTCAACGCGCACGGCACCTCCACGCCGCTGGGCGACCTGGGCGAAACCATGGCCATGAAGACCGCCTTCGGCGACCACGCCTACAAGATGATGGTCAGCTCCACCAAGTCGATGACCGGCCACCTGCTGGGTGCCGCTGGCGGCGTGGAAGCGATCTTCTCGGTGATGGCGCTGCAGGACAACATCATTCCGCCGACCATCAACCTGGAACAGCCGGGCGAAGGCTGCGACCTGGACTACGTGCCCAACGAAGCGCGCCAGGCCAAGGTCGACGTGGTGATGTCCAACGGCTTCGGCTTCGGCGGTACCAACGGCACGCTGATCTTCAAGCGCGTCTGA